The Atribacter laminatus genome contains the following window.
AATTAAGTTTGAAGTAAAATATTAATAATTTACCTTCTCAACTTTCGCAGTTCAATAATAGCACTTTTTCTCTCAACCATGCTGGAAGACTATTTACAAAATAGATGAGTAGCTCTTTGACTTTTTCTTCTGAAAGGACAAGAATCTGTTTGATGGTCGTCTTCAGGAGCTCAAGAAGAAGAGTGAGTGCTTCCATAAGAGTGATATCCTGAATTTCATCATAGCAGGCATAGAAAAGCTCGCCAAAGGTTCGGGGATCGGTGTTTCTCCGGGCAATAACCGCGAGCATGATATAGCGGATAAAGACGATACTGGTATGGGATACCAGAGCATCATAGGATCGAACCTGAAATTCCCGAGTGAGTTTCAAGACCGATTTCACCATCTTGAAGAAAACCTCGATATCCCAGCGTTTCCCATAGAGGGTGACGATCTCGTCTTCAGAAAGAGACAGATCAGTTGAAAGCAGTGCCAACCATTGAGATTTTTGTTTTTCACTTCGGACAAAGACAATCCGAGCTAAAAGTGGTTTCCCAGTGAGATTGAGATTCACGACACCCGATCCAATGATATTGCCGTGTGGTCTTTTCTGAATTCTGGTGAAAAGAGAGGAAAGAGAAAGAACTTTTCCACCAAAAGAATAGTAAATTTTTGGGGTGTTTTTGAGCATGCACACCACTGATAATCCGCGAAGAGCACATTTGCGGATGAGGGCTGGAAAACTGAACCAACTATCAAAAAGAATAGTTGAGACCAAAGGACAGTGTTTTAAGGCTCCATCCAGTAGGTTGAAGAAGACTTCTGGAGTTTTTTCTTGGGATTCTTTCCGAAGGTGAGCTCTTTTGCTCCGCCCATCAACGGAGGCATCCATGGGACAGAGCTGGTTTTCTTTGCGGTGAGAACTTAACAATGAAAAAGCAAAGGGAATGAAGGTAGCACCATCGGTGAGTCCTAAAGTGAGCATTCTGAAACCCACGACTAAAATCGTCCTTGGGTGTGATCATAGAATCGAGAGAGCCCTTCAACTTTCAAGCTCCGAGGTCGTTCATAGGGGGAATCATCCACCACCCAGGTGTAGCGTTTCAAACTGGTAAAAGGAAGGAGCGCTTCAGAGACTACTTTGGTACTCAAAAGAAAGAGCAATTTTCGCCAGCTCCCACTGGTCTTGTGGAGGAAACGGTAAAGAGTGTCTTTCTTTCCTTGGAAAAGGGGATGTCGAGATTGGAGAAGACCAGCAACGTTTTTCTGAGTAAAGACTAGGAGAAAGATCATCTGAAAGACGTCTTTGACTGGGAACCCTTTCTTTTTGTTCATATGGCATTTTCGAAACAGTTGGTTCACTTTAAACTCCTTCATAAAGGAGGAAAACATGGGTAACAAGGTCCTTTCATTTTTCAAATTTTCTGGTAGGATAGTCATGAAGACACCTCTCTCTTTGTGGTGATTGGTTTTTTTCCTTAAGTCAATTCTACCAGAAAGGAGGGGTGTTTTCATTAAAAAACCCTTTAAAATCAAGGTTTTTCAGCATTTATTTTAGTGCGAAAGTTGAGTTACCTTCTTTTAACTTTTTGAGAATTAATAAGAAATTCGTATAATGCGTGCCTAGTGGAAATATTCAGGCACGCATTATTTTTTATAAAATTGCTCCTTGATCTTTTAAAGTTCTCTGCAAAACATCTACCGGAACCTTCCGAAGAGAAGAGCACTCCTCTTGAATAGTTAAAGCGCTTGCCACTCCGGCTGCTTGACCGATTGCCATACAGGGTGCCATCACTCGGAAGGATGCCATGGCCTCATGGGTTGCTGATATGGAACGACCGGCAACCAGAATATTTTCTAGTTCCTGAGGTAACAAACAACGGTAGGGAATACCGTATTCACCTTGATCCTCGACATATTGAAAATAGGAATCGATCCGATCCTGCTTGTGAACATCGATTGGATATCCACACCAGGCGATGGTGTCTTGGTATTTTTTGCCCAAAAGAATGTCTTCCTTGTTTAAAGAATAGTCGCCAATAATCCGCCGTGATTCTCGGATCCCTATTTTTACCGGAGTGAAAGAGAGATGAGCATTTTCGAATCCAGGAACATGTTGACGTAGGAATTGAAAAATTTGATGAGCTTCACGTCGTGCCGAGATCTCTGCCCAGGAGAGAGCAGCGGGGTCAAGTGAATCGGCGATGATTTTTATGGTGTTGATAAACATTTCTCCTTGATAGAGGCACATCAACCAGGCACGATGGTCAGCAATTCCATCGAAGAGGCCTTCTTTTTCAATTATTTGTCGCCAAGGTTTAAATTGAGTTGTGATATGAAAAATTGGGGCAAAATTAGAATTGGGATCGTAATGGGGATTCACTACGATCTCCTCGTCGGTTAATTGAAAAGCTTTTTGACTGTCGATGCCATTTATTTTAAAAATCATCGTCATTGGTTGACAGTTCCCCGAATCATCTCCCAATTCAAACTCCATTCCGGCTTTTGCAATAATATCAGCGTCTCCAGTACAATCGATAATAATTTTCCCCTCTAAATAAAAACGACCACCCTTACTCTCAAAAAAAACTCCTTTGACCTGATTATTCTTTAACACAGGATCAATAGCTAAGCAACGGTGAAGAATCTCAACCTTTTGCTCCAAAAGAAGTTCCTGGGCGGCAATTTTCACTTTTTCCGGATCAATAGGGGTAATGGTTTTCATATGTCCATGTTGGAGTGGAACATGCCCTGGTGTACCTCCCAGTTTTTTTAGATAATCGACGAACAACTGGGCAAATCCACCAATGATTTGTTCACCCTTCATATTATGGAAAGTCAATATCGGTAGGCCAGAAGTTGCCATTCCTCCTAAAAATCCATACTGCTCCAAAAGAACAACTTTTACCCCTAAGAGCGCAGCAGAGTATGCAGCAGCAATACCTGCAGGACCACCACCACAAACAATAACATCATAAGATCCATAAGGTTCAACTTGGGTTTTCATTCTTTTCCGAACCGTAAATATCAGCTCCTTTTTTTAAATTATGCTTATTATAATTCATGATAATTCAGGAGATAGTCAAAATTTTTTTTGTCTTTTTCTATTTCTTTTAATATCCTTTTCCTTGGTGGGAAAGGCATAGGTGAGTGGGAACGTCATTTTTTGCCTTTATCTCTATTTTAAAACATCAAACCTGGTTTTCAAACGTAACTTTCACCCTCATCCTGACCTTCTCCCATCAAGGGAGAAGGAACTTTGAGTCGTCATTGCCAGACCTGGTTTTTTGAAGTCGTGGCAGTCTCTTGAGTCATCTTTTATTATGTTTGGAATTGGAATAAATGAGATACTTATCATGTCCGGTTAAAAACGCCACCCTGCTCAGAATAAAAGAATGGATAAATGAGATTGCCACGTCGCCAAACCTAAGAACGGTTGGGCTTCTCGCAATGACGGAGCAGGAAAAAGTTCAAAGCCCCCTAAACACCTTTTTTTAAAGGAGGAAACGATTCCTGGATACCAATTTTCATCCTCATCTGGTGCTGAGAAAGCAGCATGAGGGTCTATCTTGAAAACCAACGGGCATGATACATTGTGCCCATTCTTTTATTAATGTAGCGGCATGCCATGGCATGCCGAATCCTTAGGTTTTCATCCTCATCTGGTACCACCAAAGCGACATGATGGCCTATTTATTAAATAGAAATGTATAAAAAGATGAAGTGTTAGTTCGGTTTATAAAAGCGGAATTCAGGATTGTCAGCCCTTCTTTGAATTATTTATAGGAGATGACAACGAAGGGCTGACGTAATTTTACTATCTCTTTTATGATTCTTGATACTTCAAGTCTCCGGCTGCTTTGGCTCGAATCCGGGTGGCGTTCCCGGGAAGATAAGCCAGGGGGACATCTTCAATTTCGACGATATGAACTGTGGCAGGGTCAGCACCAGCTTTAACAGCTTCTTCGGTTGCAATGGTTTTAGCTTGATGAAGTGCCTGTTCTCGACTCATCTCGCTTAAAGAAAATACTCGCTCAACCTGACCGCTAACCTGAGCAATGGCGGCACCAAGAGCATTGGCCACTTCATAATTATCCGGTCGGAGGATTTCGGAAATTCCTTCAAGGTGATCACCTACCAAAATACTCCCACCTCCAACTAAGATAAGCGGCATTGGATCAGAAGAAAGTTTCATCTTGTCGACAGCTTCATTGAACATATTGCGAATGATCCCCAATACTTGCCGGACAAATCCTTCATCCAGATGGCTCACTCGAGATGCATCACCAATCGATGCCATTCCAGCTCGGACGGCTACATCGGTGGTAGTAAGGGTCTTTCCTCCAAACACCAAAGCCTCCTCAGTGATAAGATATCCAACACTTTCTGGACCTACTTTAATTTTTCCATCATGTTCGGTTACAATTGTTCCGCCTCCCAAACCAAGGGAAATTAAATCGGGCATCCGGAAATTGGTTCGAACACCTCCAATTTCTTCAGCAACCGATGACTCGCGCGGGAAACCTTTGTTAATGACTCCCACATCACTGGTGGTGCCACCAATATCTAAAACAATAGCTTCATCAACACCACTTAAATATGAAGCGCCCCGAATGCTATTGGTAGGACCACAAGCCACGGTTAAAATTGGATAATTCATGGCATAATCTATCGACATGAGTGTTCCATCGTTTTGACAGAAAAAAATGGCGGCTTTTTGGATTCCTTCTTGTTGAAGCCCTTTGATAAATGCTTGAGCAGTCGTTTTAGCAACATGGTGGAGGGCAGCGTTGAGAATAGTGGCATTTTCTCTTTCCAGAAGACCGATTGAACCAATTTCATGGGAGAGTGAGACGGGAATGTCTCCTAATTTTTCCCGAATCATTTCGGCAACTTTCAATTCATGGGCTGATGAAATAGGGGAGAAGACTGAAGTAATGGCTATTGCGTCAACTTTCCCTTTTAATTCGGAGACACAGGTCAGAATCTCACTTTCATCAAGATGAGTAATTTCTCGTCCGTCGAATTCATGGCCACCCTGGACAATGTAATAATTTTCTCCAACCGCTGAAACCAAGTCCTCCGGCCAATCTACCATGGGAACAACAGCCATGGTTGCCGGTTTGGCAATTCGAATAACTCCCACTCGGCAAAGTCGCTTTCTTTCAACAATAGCATTAGTACAGTGAGTGGTTCCCAACATGGCAAAGCGTATTTTATTTCGATCTACACGAGAACTTTCGAGAACCTGATGGACCGCATTCAAAATCCCGGAAGTTACATCAGCAGTGGAAGGGGTTTTTGTCTTGCTCATTAATTCATTGTTTTGGTTGATGAGCACAGCGTCGGTATTGGTACCTCCGACATCGATTCCGAGACTGTAAATCATTGATGGTTTCCTCCTTCGCTGATGAGTTTTTCAACCGGTATATAATCGACATCATATCCAAAATAGCGGGGCCCCACAGTTTCAATCCCCCTTGGTGTCCGCCATTTTGGATCGCAGGGAATGCTCAATACCAAAACCCGATGACCATAACGAATAGCTTCGGTAGTGACCGGAATAGCGCTATCCAAATTAACAATACAGATTAAATCAGGAACCGAGGCGATAATTTTTTCGTCACGAATGGCAATTAAGTTCTCGTTTTGAAATTGGACTTTGAGGTTTTTCCCTCGATAGTCTTCGATGCCCTCAATTTGAGCTTCGCCTCGCACAAAGCCTCCCTCAGTACGACGTAAAACATCAATCACTTTTCCCTTGAAAAGCTCAAAACCTCCGGTCACCTCTAAAAGATTTTTAATGGGATTTTTACCCTTTTTTCGAGCAGTTAGGATCGATTCTCCAATTTTTGCTGAAAGCGAAAGAGTATTTCGAATACAAGCTTCCTTAAGGACCTTGCCTGGCATTTGATAAATACTGAGCATGACCGATCCACCCATGGTTACACAGATATTTCGAGCCAAAGTCTCTGTCCAAAAATTATTAATACTTTCCATGATTACGGTATTTCCCTTTTCATCAGCAATAATCATGGGGGTCGCTGAAACATCCCAAAGATGGAAGGAAGTCATTTGCAATTCAGGAAAAGCTCGTCCCATTCCATCGCAATCTAAAAGTGGAATTCCAGTTCTTGCCGCAACCGATATCGGAATCATTGAATTGACTCCACCAGCTTCAATGGGAAGAGTGGCATAAATATCCTTTCCGGCATATTTCTTAATCCCGTTAAAAGCTCGGAGTACTTCTTCGCCATTGGCCAGTTTCTCAATGAGAACCGTCGGTGCACCCATCATGGCAGTCGGAACAATAACGGCATCATCGGGAACTTCGTCAGGATCAAAGAGCTGAACTGGCCCGTTTTGTTTTATAGCCTGAATGGCCATCAGTTTACCCAGGTGTGGATCGCCACCACCACCGGTTCCCAAAAGAGCGGCCCCGAGAGCGATATATTCAACATCTTGAAGATCAATAAATTTCATTTTTTACCTCCACGCAGTTTTTAAGCTTACTTTTTGGATGGAACCGGTTGAGGTTGCTTAACAACTGAAATTAATCCAAGATAAACAACAAAGGAAACAACCATGGCATTGATTGGAGCAATGCCAATCTTAAGATATATACCTACCAGTGCTCCAATTAGCCAGGATAGGATCCCCACCCAATTGGCTCCCGGATATTTAAACCATTTAGAGGGATCACCTTTTTTCTTAACCCAGTAGTCGGCAATCATGACTCCGGCAACTGGCGGTATAGTCGAGGTTAAAATCGTTAAAAAGTTCAAAAAGTAATTCATAATTCCAGCAACGGCTAACACGGTTCCTAAAATACCTGCTATAGCAGTGGCTAAGGCCCGTTTTGAATCGGGTAGCTGAAACAAATTGGTAAGTGCTATACCAGCCGAATACGCATTGATGGTATTAGTTGTCCAAGTTGCTAAAATGAGAATAATTAAACCCAAAACCGGAGCCCCTAAAGCTGACATGACTTGAGTAATATCATAAGTACCGGCTAAAAGTGCCATAACCGAGCCCATAAAAAGCATAGCAACTCCGGCAGGCCAGACACCCCACACCGATGAAAGAACCGCTTCTCGGCGATTTCGAGCATAACGGGAAAAATCTCCAGCAATAACACCACCTACTGCAAAAGTACCCACCGCCAGGGCAATTCCTTGAACAAATGGAAAGGGAGTAGGAGGTTGATAGGAGGAAAGAATTGAAGAACCGTATTTTACAAAAGACGAATAGGTTCCATATACGCTCAGAGCGATCAAAGCTGGAACGGCAATATAGTTCAAATACTTGACTGCATTAAACCCTATAATCGCAGTACTGAGCATGATAACTCCCCAAATTAATGATGAAAGCCAAACCGGAAAATTCACACCCAACCATGTATTCAATACGCTGCTAAAAGCCGCACCACAAACGTTTGCTTGTACGCCAAACCATCCCAAAGTTGAAATTCCCAAGATCAACGATATCAAAACCCGAGACCCGCTAAAACCAAAAGAAGGAATGGCAGCGCTGACTGTCGGTCTTCCTAAATCGGCTGCTTGCATTCCCTGAAAACTCATATAAATTACCACAATGGTATAGCCAATAATGCCAGCAAGCAGAGCATGTAATAAATTCAAACCGGTTATTAAAGCTCCTCCCATCATCAAGGCCGGAACACAAATCATTGTTCCAATCCAGATCAAAGCAATACTCGGCCAACTTTGACGATTTTCCTTTGGTACAGCTTCTAATGCATATTTTTCAAAAACATCTTCACCTTTCTTAGTACTCATGTTCTCATCCCCCTTAAATATCGGTTATTGTATTCGAAAGCTTTTACAAATTTAGAAATACTTATAAAATCTTATTTTTCAATATTTATATGTATAATCTAGAACTGCTAAAAAAGCTTTTATTATGAACCAAGCCGCTCCCATAGATTCCGTTCTTTGTTAGAAGGAAATTGATAGGTTTTTTTGCTCTGAGCAAGCTTTAAATTAACCAGTGCTTCCAGATAGGCAAGTGCGGTAGATACTGGATAAATCAACGGAACTCGATGCCCTCGCTTGAAAAGCTCCGCAGAAAGTTCATCGGCAACACCCATCATACCGGTACAACCCAAAATAAGAGCATGAGCCTGGTCTTTACAAAGTGCTTTTTCTGATTCTTCAACCAGTGCATTCATTAATTTACTCCGATCGCCTAATTCAAGAACCGGAATATTAACCCATCGGATTGATGCCAATTTTTTCCCAACACCGGCTTCATACGCCAAGTTTTCCAGTAAGACAACGACACTTTCCAAAACAGTAATCACTGAGAAGCGGTGGGAAAGATCAGCAGCAAAAAGTATCGAGGTTCTTCCTGGGCCTACTACCGGAATTTCTAAACGTTCTCGAGCTGCAGCCAGTGCAGGATCCCCCATGCAATCAATAAACACGCCATCGAATCCTTGCTTTTGAGCATTTTCCGCTAAATGAAGAATTCCTGGCGCACAGGCGGCCTCATCATAAGCTGATTCGATAGAAGCCGATCCATAAGGAATACATTCTACATCGATTTCTGTCCCCGGTGACAAAAATTGTTTCACCTCTTTCTCGGTTTCTGCCTCAAATAATTTGGTAATTATTGGTACAATAATTTTAAGTTTCACTATATCCTCCTTAGTAGTTATTTATTATTATATATAAATATATTTACGATAAAATTTAAACAATTCACGTAACAAAAAATTAATAGGATGTTGAAGTTTTAGTAAGTCCTGACTTATCACTTTCGCTCTTAGATAATGTCTCCCGAATAATACAAGATTAGTTATTAATGCTTTGGTTGTCAAGAATAAGAAGTAAAAAGCGAAGTAAAAAAGAAGAGGGGGATTTGAGTTTTTACTGCTCCGTCATTGCGAGGAGATCAACCTTTTTTTGGTTGAGCGACGTGACAATCTCTACCACCCAGTTTGTTATTCTGAGGAGTCCGGTGTTTGCTGCCGGACGACGTGAGAATCTCATCTTTTTCAATACCACAATTCAACACATAATAAAAGATGAATCATGAGATTGCCACGACCTCAAAAAACCAGGTCTCGCAATGACGGATTGAGTTGATGAGATCCTCACGCACTCAAATACTGAGGGGAAGAGGGTGCGAGGGGGCGAGGGTGAGAAAAAGGAGAAAAGAAGAAGGCTCAGGATAACGGATTCAAGGAATTCATATGATGGTATTTTCGGGATAGACAAAGGTTTTTATTAAATCGAAAAGAAAATAGTAAATATCTTCGATTTTTGATATAAAATGGGATACAGATATTTAATTTATCATTTTTCTTTTGAAGGAGGGAAATATGCATTCTCATCAGTCTCAATACAAAGTAGCTATGATTGGTAGCAATATGATGGATTTGATTACCTATTATGATGACTCGTTCCCCAAAGTAGGTGAAACCATCTTTGGAAAAGACTTTGAAATTGGTTTCGGAGGAAAAGGTGCAAACCAGGCAGTTGCCATTGCCAAACTGGGGGGAAATCCTTTCGTAGTAACTGCCGTTGGGAATGACCTTTTTGGACCCTTAGTAAAAGAAAATTTTAAGAATCAGGGAATAGATACCACCTGGATAAAAACCGTCGACGGAAAAACCAGTGGAGTTGCTCCAATATTTGTCGATAAAAATGGGTACAAT
Protein-coding sequences here:
- a CDS encoding cytosine permease, producing MSTKKGEDVFEKYALEAVPKENRQSWPSIALIWIGTMICVPALMMGGALITGLNLLHALLAGIIGYTIVVIYMSFQGMQAADLGRPTVSAAIPSFGFSGSRVLISLILGISTLGWFGVQANVCGAAFSSVLNTWLGVNFPVWLSSLIWGVIMLSTAIIGFNAVKYLNYIAVPALIALSVYGTYSSFVKYGSSILSSYQPPTPFPFVQGIALAVGTFAVGGVIAGDFSRYARNRREAVLSSVWGVWPAGVAMLFMGSVMALLAGTYDITQVMSALGAPVLGLIILILATWTTNTINAYSAGIALTNLFQLPDSKRALATAIAGILGTVLAVAGIMNYFLNFLTILTSTIPPVAGVMIADYWVKKKGDPSKWFKYPGANWVGILSWLIGALVGIYLKIGIAPINAMVVSFVVYLGLISVVKQPQPVPSKK
- a CDS encoding aspartate/glutamate racemase family protein, producing the protein MKLKIIVPIITKLFEAETEKEVKQFLSPGTEIDVECIPYGSASIESAYDEAACAPGILHLAENAQKQGFDGVFIDCMGDPALAAARERLEIPVVGPGRTSILFAADLSHRFSVITVLESVVVLLENLAYEAGVGKKLASIRWVNIPVLELGDRSKLMNALVEESEKALCKDQAHALILGCTGMMGVADELSAELFKRGHRVPLIYPVSTALAYLEALVNLKLAQSKKTYQFPSNKERNLWERLGS
- a CDS encoding IS4 family transposase, whose amino-acid sequence is MLTLGLTDGATFIPFAFSLLSSHRKENQLCPMDASVDGRSKRAHLRKESQEKTPEVFFNLLDGALKHCPLVSTILFDSWFSFPALIRKCALRGLSVVCMLKNTPKIYYSFGGKVLSLSSLFTRIQKRPHGNIIGSGVVNLNLTGKPLLARIVFVRSEKQKSQWLALLSTDLSLSEDEIVTLYGKRWDIEVFFKMVKSVLKLTREFQVRSYDALVSHTSIVFIRYIMLAVIARRNTDPRTFGELFYACYDEIQDITLMEALTLLLELLKTTIKQILVLSEEKVKELLIYFVNSLPAWLREKVLLLNCES
- a CDS encoding FAD-dependent oxidoreductase, giving the protein MKTQVEPYGSYDVIVCGGGPAGIAAAYSAALLGVKVVLLEQYGFLGGMATSGLPILTFHNMKGEQIIGGFAQLFVDYLKKLGGTPGHVPLQHGHMKTITPIDPEKVKIAAQELLLEQKVEILHRCLAIDPVLKNNQVKGVFFESKGGRFYLEGKIIIDCTGDADIIAKAGMEFELGDDSGNCQPMTMIFKINGIDSQKAFQLTDEEIVVNPHYDPNSNFAPIFHITTQFKPWRQIIEKEGLFDGIADHRAWLMCLYQGEMFINTIKIIADSLDPAALSWAEISARREAHQIFQFLRQHVPGFENAHLSFTPVKIGIRESRRIIGDYSLNKEDILLGKKYQDTIAWCGYPIDVHKQDRIDSYFQYVEDQGEYGIPYRCLLPQELENILVAGRSISATHEAMASFRVMAPCMAIGQAAGVASALTIQEECSSLRKVPVDVLQRTLKDQGAIL
- a CDS encoding transposase translates to MKTPLLSGRIDLRKKTNHHKERGVFMTILPENLKNERTLLPMFSSFMKEFKVNQLFRKCHMNKKKGFPVKDVFQMIFLLVFTQKNVAGLLQSRHPLFQGKKDTLYRFLHKTSGSWRKLLFLLSTKVVSEALLPFTSLKRYTWVVDDSPYERPRSLKVEGLSRFYDHTQGRF
- a CDS encoding DUF917 domain-containing protein is translated as MKFIDLQDVEYIALGAALLGTGGGGDPHLGKLMAIQAIKQNGPVQLFDPDEVPDDAVIVPTAMMGAPTVLIEKLANGEEVLRAFNGIKKYAGKDIYATLPIEAGGVNSMIPISVAARTGIPLLDCDGMGRAFPELQMTSFHLWDVSATPMIIADEKGNTVIMESINNFWTETLARNICVTMGGSVMLSIYQMPGKVLKEACIRNTLSLSAKIGESILTARKKGKNPIKNLLEVTGGFELFKGKVIDVLRRTEGGFVRGEAQIEGIEDYRGKNLKVQFQNENLIAIRDEKIIASVPDLICIVNLDSAIPVTTEAIRYGHRVLVLSIPCDPKWRTPRGIETVGPRYFGYDVDYIPVEKLISEGGNHQ
- a CDS encoding hydantoinase/oxoprolinase N-terminal domain-containing protein yields the protein MIYSLGIDVGGTNTDAVLINQNNELMSKTKTPSTADVTSGILNAVHQVLESSRVDRNKIRFAMLGTTHCTNAIVERKRLCRVGVIRIAKPATMAVVPMVDWPEDLVSAVGENYYIVQGGHEFDGREITHLDESEILTCVSELKGKVDAIAITSVFSPISSAHELKVAEMIREKLGDIPVSLSHEIGSIGLLERENATILNAALHHVAKTTAQAFIKGLQQEGIQKAAIFFCQNDGTLMSIDYAMNYPILTVACGPTNSIRGASYLSGVDEAIVLDIGGTTSDVGVINKGFPRESSVAEEIGGVRTNFRMPDLISLGLGGGTIVTEHDGKIKVGPESVGYLITEEALVFGGKTLTTTDVAVRAGMASIGDASRVSHLDEGFVRQVLGIIRNMFNEAVDKMKLSSDPMPLILVGGGSILVGDHLEGISEILRPDNYEVANALGAAIAQVSGQVERVFSLSEMSREQALHQAKTIATEEAVKAGADPATVHIVEIEDVPLAYLPGNATRIRAKAAGDLKYQES